One genomic window of Blastocatellia bacterium includes the following:
- a CDS encoding prolyl oligopeptidase family serine peptidase yields MKARPIAALLIAYVALGAVKVSAQQIPYLSDLLARSETFYKLYNEKRRAGAKLDAFEPLRKRGEEQFRNGNVPGIIETLAEGTAMLQGKAWDERQRFLASLTVEADRLVLEPNQELSLSLVRIFPTDADKAFSAQPTVTFLIAPAGKQATSDAKTKRAMEPIQLTERIPIGEAQAGTARRLTLADGAYTIIARIEAGGQQVADITQPLWAINDYRDSLAQLTKQVADIKASSDAKVKAVAALVATPEFQIQRLQPLSKGRGEVAINPVDELDLIEARLAALAKGENPFAAERGEIERAYQATDGKLIPYRLYVPQGYDGKTARPLAVLLHGALGDERTFFSGLYDPATVKGEAERRGYILAAVNGRGRFSNYRDAAGEDPLEVAAAVMRNYQVDPARVYLAGHSLGGFGTWVVAARKPELFVAIAPISAGPPAQGEALTALLEKLKPVPALVVHGAKDGIVPPELSKKMVEAAQKAGLKVTYLEVPDSDHLTIIGASFAAVLDFFDKHPKGK; encoded by the coding sequence ATGAAAGCACGACCCATCGCGGCTTTGCTGATCGCTTACGTGGCGCTTGGCGCGGTCAAGGTTTCGGCGCAGCAGATTCCTTACCTGTCTGACCTGCTGGCGCGCAGCGAGACGTTTTATAAGCTCTATAACGAGAAGCGGCGGGCGGGCGCGAAGCTCGACGCCTTCGAGCCCTTGCGCAAGCGCGGCGAAGAACAGTTCCGCAACGGCAACGTTCCCGGCATTATCGAAACGCTCGCCGAAGGCACGGCCATGCTTCAAGGCAAGGCGTGGGACGAGCGGCAGCGATTTCTCGCCTCGCTGACTGTTGAAGCCGACCGCCTGGTGCTGGAACCGAATCAGGAGTTGAGCCTGTCGCTCGTCCGCATCTTCCCCACGGATGCCGACAAGGCGTTCAGCGCCCAGCCGACCGTCACTTTCCTGATTGCGCCCGCCGGCAAGCAAGCAACCAGTGACGCGAAAACCAAACGCGCGATGGAGCCGATTCAGCTCACCGAGCGCATCCCCATCGGTGAAGCGCAGGCCGGCACGGCGCGTCGGCTGACGCTTGCCGACGGCGCGTATACGATCATCGCGCGCATCGAAGCCGGCGGCCAGCAGGTCGCTGACATCACCCAGCCGCTCTGGGCCATCAACGACTACCGTGACAGCCTCGCGCAGTTGACAAAGCAGGTCGCCGATATCAAGGCGTCAAGTGACGCCAAGGTGAAAGCGGTCGCCGCGCTGGTCGCAACGCCGGAGTTTCAGATTCAGCGCCTGCAACCGTTGAGCAAGGGCCGCGGCGAAGTCGCCATCAACCCGGTTGACGAACTGGACTTGATCGAAGCGCGGCTGGCGGCGCTCGCCAAAGGCGAAAACCCGTTTGCCGCCGAGCGCGGCGAAATCGAGCGCGCTTATCAAGCGACGGACGGCAAGTTGATTCCTTATCGCCTCTATGTGCCGCAGGGCTACGATGGCAAAACGGCCCGCCCGCTCGCCGTCTTGCTGCATGGCGCGCTCGGCGATGAGCGAACTTTTTTCAGCGGCCTCTACGACCCGGCAACCGTTAAGGGCGAGGCCGAGCGGCGCGGCTACATCCTGGCGGCGGTGAATGGGCGCGGCAGGTTTAGCAATTATCGAGACGCCGCCGGCGAAGACCCTCTGGAGGTGGCCGCCGCGGTGATGCGCAATTATCAGGTTGACCCGGCGCGCGTCTATCTGGCGGGTCATTCGCTGGGCGGCTTCGGCACCTGGGTCGTCGCGGCCCGCAAGCCGGAACTCTTCGTCGCCATCGCGCCGATTTCCGCGGGACCGCCGGCGCAAGGCGAAGCGTTGACCGCTCTGCTCGAAAAGCTGAAGCCCGTGCCGGCGCTCGTCGTCCACGGCGCGAAAGACGGCATTGTGCCGCCTGAGCTATCAAAGAAGATGGTCGAAGCGGCACAGAAAGCCGGCCTCAAGGTAACCT
- the uvrA gene encoding excinuclease ABC subunit UvrA, translated as MAEEIIRVRGARVHNLKNVNVEIPINQLTVVTGVSGSGKSSLAFDTIYAEGQRRYVESLSAYARQFLERMDKPDVDEVVGICPAISIRQKNSTRNPRSTVATQTEIYDYLRLLYARVGRTFCANCGEEVRRDTPESIATEVLALPEGTRFYVLFPAAAGMEEPDASNNGDGKKKKRGARTSVVSQQTRIKAHLMSLMQRGFTRLYKGGQIIELATPDSYADTNFDDTFVLVDRLVARPDTRTRLVDSLEICYQEGHGQAVIELADEAHTRLFYSEAFGCKNCSIRYAAPEPRLFSFNNPFGACPTCQGFGNTIGLDLDLVIPNQELSLSRGAVEPFTKPQYDWAQKDLLKFARSAGIPTDVPYRQLTRDQQRAILRGRNGFDGVQGFFDFLETKKYKLHVRVFLSKYRGYTLCPECQGSRLRLEARIVRVAGRTLPEVCAMTAAEAGVLFNEISLTDAEMDIAGRLLMEIRNRLKFLIDVGLEYLTLNRLASTLSGGEAQRIQLATNLGAALVGALYVLDEPSIGLHPRDNQRLIHILENLRDIGNTVLVVEHEPEMMMAADLVIDIGPGAGELGGEVVFSGTPKELVNKGGSLTGRYLRGELEIKQPKTRRQPGAKRIQVRGASEHNLKGIDLDIPLNMMVCITGVSGSGKSTLVHDILYAGIKKQRHEWTGHVGSFAKLDGAQQIDDVVLVDQSPIGRTPRSNPVTYIKVYDAIRDLFASTREAQAHGYDSSHFSFNVPGGRCERCEGNGVEIKEMQFLADVELTCEECKGMRFKPAILDVRYKGRSIHDVLNMTVREALLFFGNVNRIASKLRVLDDVGLGYLRLGQSATTLSGGEAQRVKLAAYLARKTSERTLYIFDEPTTGLHFDDINRLLAAFRHLLEAGGSIVIIEHNLDVIKSADWIIDLGPEGGDAGGQVVAVGPPQAIADSATSHTGRFLRGLLKEARG; from the coding sequence ATGGCTGAAGAGATTATCCGCGTGCGCGGCGCTCGCGTTCATAACCTGAAGAACGTCAACGTCGAGATTCCTATCAATCAGCTCACGGTGGTAACCGGGGTGAGCGGCTCGGGAAAATCCTCGCTGGCTTTCGACACCATCTACGCCGAAGGCCAGCGCCGTTACGTCGAGAGCTTGTCGGCCTACGCCCGCCAGTTCCTTGAGCGCATGGACAAGCCCGACGTAGACGAAGTCGTCGGCATCTGTCCGGCCATCTCGATCCGCCAGAAGAACTCGACGCGCAACCCGCGTTCGACCGTCGCCACGCAGACGGAGATTTACGACTATCTGCGATTGCTTTACGCACGCGTCGGCCGTACCTTCTGCGCCAACTGCGGCGAGGAGGTGCGCCGCGACACGCCCGAATCGATTGCCACGGAAGTGCTGGCCCTGCCCGAAGGCACGCGCTTTTATGTCCTCTTCCCTGCCGCCGCCGGCATGGAGGAGCCTGATGCGAGTAACAACGGCGACGGCAAGAAGAAGAAGCGCGGCGCTCGCACCAGCGTCGTCAGCCAGCAGACGCGCATCAAGGCGCACCTGATGAGCCTGATGCAGCGCGGCTTCACGCGCCTCTACAAAGGCGGGCAGATCATCGAGCTGGCGACGCCCGACAGCTACGCCGACACAAACTTTGATGACACCTTCGTGCTCGTAGATCGTCTGGTCGCCCGCCCCGACACGCGCACACGGCTGGTTGATTCGCTGGAGATTTGTTACCAGGAAGGCCACGGCCAGGCGGTCATCGAGCTGGCCGATGAAGCGCACACCCGCCTCTTTTACTCGGAAGCCTTCGGCTGCAAGAATTGTAGCATTCGTTACGCCGCGCCGGAGCCGCGCCTGTTCAGCTTCAATAACCCGTTCGGCGCCTGCCCGACCTGCCAGGGCTTCGGCAATACTATCGGCCTCGACCTCGACCTCGTCATCCCCAACCAGGAGTTGAGCCTGAGCCGCGGCGCGGTCGAGCCATTCACCAAGCCGCAGTATGATTGGGCGCAGAAAGACCTGCTGAAGTTCGCGCGCTCGGCGGGGATTCCGACAGACGTGCCGTACCGCCAGTTGACCCGCGACCAGCAGCGCGCCATTCTCCGAGGCCGCAACGGCTTCGATGGCGTCCAGGGCTTCTTCGATTTTCTCGAAACCAAGAAATATAAGCTGCACGTGCGCGTCTTTTTGTCGAAGTATCGCGGCTACACGCTCTGCCCCGAATGCCAGGGCTCGCGGCTGCGGCTCGAAGCGCGCATCGTCCGCGTCGCGGGCCGCACGCTGCCCGAAGTCTGCGCCATGACGGCTGCCGAAGCCGGCGTCCTCTTCAACGAGATCAGCCTCACGGACGCCGAGATGGACATCGCCGGTCGCCTGCTGATGGAGATTCGCAACCGCCTGAAGTTCTTGATTGATGTCGGGCTGGAGTACCTGACATTAAACCGCCTGGCTTCGACGTTGTCGGGCGGCGAAGCGCAGCGCATTCAACTGGCGACCAACCTCGGCGCGGCCCTCGTCGGCGCGCTTTATGTTCTGGACGAGCCTTCCATCGGCCTGCACCCGCGCGACAATCAGCGGTTGATTCACATTCTGGAAAACCTCCGCGACATCGGCAACACGGTTCTGGTGGTCGAACACGAGCCGGAGATGATGATGGCCGCAGACCTGGTCATAGACATCGGCCCCGGCGCGGGCGAGCTGGGCGGCGAAGTCGTCTTTTCAGGCACCCCGAAAGAGCTGGTCAACAAGGGCGGGTCGCTGACGGGCCGTTACTTGCGCGGCGAGCTGGAGATCAAGCAGCCGAAGACGCGGCGGCAGCCCGGCGCCAAACGCATACAGGTGCGCGGCGCCAGCGAGCACAACCTCAAAGGCATAGACCTGGACATCCCGCTCAACATGATGGTCTGCATCACCGGCGTCTCAGGGTCGGGCAAGTCAACGCTCGTGCATGACATCCTCTACGCCGGCATCAAGAAGCAGCGTCACGAATGGACGGGTCACGTCGGCTCTTTCGCAAAGCTCGATGGCGCGCAGCAGATCGATGACGTGGTGCTTGTAGACCAGTCGCCCATCGGACGGACGCCGCGGTCGAACCCGGTCACTTATATCAAAGTCTATGACGCGATCCGCGACCTGTTTGCCTCGACGCGCGAGGCGCAGGCGCACGGCTACGACTCGTCTCACTTCAGCTTCAACGTGCCGGGCGGGCGCTGCGAGCGTTGCGAGGGCAATGGCGTCGAGATCAAGGAGATGCAATTCCTCGCCGACGTCGAGCTGACCTGCGAAGAGTGCAAGGGCATGCGCTTCAAGCCTGCGATCCTCGACGTGCGTTACAAAGGGCGCTCGATTCATGACGTGTTGAACATGACTGTGCGCGAGGCGCTGTTGTTTTTCGGCAACGTCAACCGCATCGCCTCGAAGCTGCGGGTGCTGGATGACGTGGGCCTCGGTTACCTGCGGCTCGGCCAGTCGGCGACGACGCTCTCGGGCGGCGAAGCGCAGCGCGTCAAGCTGGCGGCCTACCTGGCGCGCAAGACCAGCGAGCGCACGCTCTACATCTTTGACGAGCCGACCACGGGACTGCACTTCGACGACATCAACCGCTTGCTTGCGGCCTTCCGCCACCTGCTCGAAGCCGGCGGCTCGATTGTGATCATCGAGCACAACCTCGACGTGATTAAGAGCGCCGACTGGATCATTGACCTTGGCCCCGAAGGCGGCGACGCCGGCGGCCAGGTCGTCGCCGTCGGCCCGCCGCAGGCGATTGCCGACAGCGCCACGTCGCACACGGGCCGCTTCCTGCGCGGACTTCTCAAAGAGGCCAGAGGCTAG
- a CDS encoding sialate O-acetylesterase: MKLKHLILPLLIIGLTITITPAARADVRLPALIGDNMVVQQGVAARVWGWAEPGEQVTVSMAGKSAKAKADAKGRWEVRIGPFKAGGPFEMRIEGKNAVVLKNVLVGEVWVGSGQSNMEWPLQNAAHGGDEVARANHPEIHLFTVAKATSLEPRDDVRGRWVVCTPENAATFSAVAYFFGRELNEKLKVPVGLIHSSWGGTPAEAWTSRAALAAIPELRPMADALDRASVNLPEARHAYEAAQAKWEQEHFLQDPGNRGLDLGYAGTDFSEAGWQTMRLPQFWESAGLVIDGAVWFRKSVDLPASWEGHDLTLSLGPVDDFDVTYFNGTKVGATGSETPNFYMVPRKYTIPGALVHAGRNVIAVRVFDHYGQGGFGGGAADMTLSAAGAPPIALAGDWLYKVEMSVEPIKVDFSTQPIAPAGVGNPNTPTVLYNAMLAPLTPYTIRGATWYQGESNADRARQYQTLFPAMIRDWRAAWGAGNFPFLFVQLANFQARMTEPGESHWAELREAQTMTLREPATGMAVIIDIGEAGDIHPKNKQDVGHRLALWALAKTYGQSGEFSGPLFESFAVEGNKIRVRFTHAEGLRAVDGGPVQGFAIAGADGKFVWADAKIDGKTVVVWSDAVPQPVAVRYGWADNPAMNLTNGAGLPASPFRTDSMK; the protein is encoded by the coding sequence ATGAAACTGAAACACCTTATTCTTCCGCTTCTCATCATCGGCTTGACGATAACCATCACCCCGGCGGCGCGTGCGGATGTGCGGCTGCCGGCGCTCATCGGCGATAACATGGTGGTGCAGCAAGGCGTCGCCGCGCGCGTCTGGGGCTGGGCCGAGCCGGGCGAGCAAGTGACCGTTTCGATGGCCGGCAAATCGGCAAAAGCGAAGGCTGACGCCAAAGGAAGATGGGAAGTGCGGATCGGGCCATTCAAAGCGGGCGGGCCTTTCGAGATGCGCATCGAGGGCAAGAATGCGGTCGTCCTTAAGAACGTCCTCGTCGGCGAAGTCTGGGTCGGCTCCGGTCAATCCAACATGGAGTGGCCGTTGCAAAACGCCGCTCACGGCGGCGACGAAGTCGCGCGCGCCAATCACCCTGAAATTCACCTCTTCACGGTCGCGAAAGCCACGTCGCTCGAACCGCGCGACGATGTGCGGGGCCGTTGGGTGGTCTGCACGCCGGAAAACGCGGCGACCTTTTCGGCGGTGGCTTACTTCTTTGGCCGCGAGCTGAATGAAAAACTGAAAGTGCCGGTCGGCTTGATTCACTCGTCGTGGGGCGGCACGCCCGCCGAGGCGTGGACGAGCCGCGCCGCGCTTGCGGCGATTCCTGAGCTGCGACCGATGGCCGACGCGCTCGACCGCGCATCGGTTAATCTGCCGGAGGCGCGTCACGCCTACGAAGCAGCGCAGGCGAAATGGGAGCAAGAGCATTTCTTGCAAGACCCCGGCAACCGTGGGCTCGATCTCGGCTACGCCGGCACCGATTTTTCCGAAGCCGGCTGGCAGACCATGCGGCTGCCGCAGTTCTGGGAGTCGGCGGGCCTGGTGATCGATGGCGCGGTCTGGTTCCGCAAGTCGGTTGACCTGCCCGCTTCGTGGGAAGGCCACGACCTGACGCTCAGCCTCGGCCCTGTGGATGACTTTGACGTCACCTATTTCAACGGCACGAAAGTCGGCGCGACGGGCAGCGAGACGCCGAACTTTTATATGGTGCCGAGAAAGTACACCATCCCCGGCGCGCTCGTGCATGCCGGGCGCAACGTGATTGCCGTGCGCGTCTTCGATCACTATGGCCAGGGAGGCTTCGGCGGCGGCGCGGCGGATATGACGCTTTCAGCCGCCGGCGCGCCTCCCATCGCGCTGGCAGGCGACTGGCTTTACAAAGTCGAAATGAGCGTTGAACCGATCAAGGTAGATTTTTCGACGCAGCCGATTGCGCCGGCGGGAGTCGGCAATCCGAACACGCCGACTGTGCTGTATAACGCGATGCTTGCGCCGCTCACGCCTTACACGATCCGCGGCGCGACCTGGTATCAAGGCGAGTCGAACGCCGACCGCGCCCGGCAATACCAGACGCTCTTTCCGGCGATGATTCGCGACTGGCGCGCGGCGTGGGGCGCGGGCAACTTCCCTTTCCTCTTCGTTCAGCTCGCCAATTTTCAGGCGCGAATGACCGAGCCCGGCGAGAGCCACTGGGCCGAGCTGCGAGAGGCGCAGACGATGACGCTCAGAGAGCCGGCGACCGGCATGGCCGTGATTATTGATATCGGTGAAGCCGGCGACATTCATCCCAAGAACAAACAGGATGTCGGCCACCGGCTGGCGCTGTGGGCGCTGGCAAAGACCTACGGACAGAGCGGCGAATTCTCAGGGCCGCTGTTCGAATCGTTTGCCGTCGAAGGCAACAAAATACGTGTGCGCTTCACGCACGCCGAGGGCTTGCGCGCCGTTGACGGCGGGCCAGTGCAGGGATTCGCTATCGCCGGCGCCGACGGCAAGTTCGTCTGGGCCGATGCGAAGATTGATGGCAAGACGGTCGTCGTCTGGAGCGACGCGGTGCCGCAGCCGGTCGCGGTGCGCTACGGCTGGGCCGACAACCCGGCGATGAATCTCACCAACGGCGCGGGACTGCCGGCGTCGCCTTTCAGAACCGACTCGATGAAATGA
- the ribH gene encoding 6,7-dimethyl-8-ribityllumazine synthase produces the protein MAKTIQGQLSAEGLRVGIIASRWNDFVVSRLISGAEDALERLGASGDAITVIRVPGSFEIPMAARRAALSNKYDAIICLGVVIRGETSHNEYIAAEVFKGIAQASMETNLPIALGVVTADSLEQAIDRAGAKSGNKGFEAAMSAVELANLYREF, from the coding sequence TTGGCTAAGACGATACAGGGGCAGTTGAGCGCGGAAGGGCTGCGCGTCGGCATCATCGCTAGCCGGTGGAACGATTTCGTCGTCAGCCGTCTGATCAGCGGCGCCGAAGATGCGCTTGAGCGGCTAGGCGCTTCGGGCGACGCCATCACCGTCATCCGCGTGCCCGGCTCATTTGAAATTCCGATGGCGGCGCGGCGCGCGGCGTTGAGCAATAAGTATGATGCCATCATCTGCCTCGGCGTCGTCATCCGCGGCGAAACTTCACACAACGAATATATCGCTGCCGAAGTCTTCAAAGGCATCGCGCAGGCTTCGATGGAAACGAACCTGCCCATCGCGCTCGGCGTGGTGACGGCAGACAGTCTCGAACAAGCCATTGACCGCGCCGGCGCCAAGTCCGGCAATAAAGGGTTTGAGGCCGCAATGTCTGCCGTCGAGCTTGCGAACCTCTACCGCGAATTCTGA
- the nusB gene encoding transcription antitermination factor NusB — MGARRKARVCALQMLFQFDIAQPRLDDLTGLYWRNFGDEMGDVPQEFANNLAVGAIAHLEEIDALIKQRAENWRISRMAVVDRNILRLAIYEFLYEADTPKTVVINEALEIARKFSTFEATQFINGILDAIKRDLETKQNASIATNRQQ; from the coding sequence ATGGGTGCCAGACGTAAGGCTAGAGTTTGCGCCTTACAGATGCTCTTTCAATTTGATATCGCCCAACCGCGCCTGGACGACCTGACCGGGTTGTACTGGCGGAATTTCGGCGACGAAATGGGCGACGTGCCGCAGGAGTTTGCCAACAACCTGGCGGTCGGCGCCATCGCTCACCTCGAAGAGATCGATGCGCTGATCAAGCAGCGGGCAGAGAACTGGCGGATCTCGCGCATGGCGGTCGTGGATCGCAATATCCTGCGGCTGGCGATCTACGAATTCCTCTACGAGGCCGATACGCCGAAGACCGTCGTCATCAACGAGGCGCTCGAAATCGCCCGCAAGTTCTCGACCTTTGAAGCGACCCAGTTCATCAATGGCATCCTCGATGCCATCAAGCGTGACCTGGAAACGAAGCAGAACGCTTCGATTGCAACGAACCGGCAACAGTAA
- a CDS encoding ATP-binding protein, producing the protein MIDDKALLSEYLSESEELLDSLLTDLDTLAARPADLPDINLINRIFRTVHSLKGLSGMMGLPEVQQLTHEFEDILDDLRLGHLALTDETKPALQEAGGGIAALVGGAARGTASDEDFERMRVLLTAIAARPKAKGKRDESGLEALSLSPKERRLLTEYEEHRINENLDAGRAFYAIVVQFEVGKLDTLYRALTTKLESKGELITTLPESASRTELVAFKLVLATQFKESDLKAVVEPFEGRITRLGRSTWRRAGAALISVGRSKKKAGDKASKTPGGVLPPAFAQESLQPLSPSVRVEMAQIDELSGLAHELSIQMQRLTAMADRFLLAAGLGALEQFDLRYSARRIEREFLELEERLVELRMVSLAQTFTRAARLAGRLARELSKSVTVEVAGRETQLDKAIVDRLADSIYHLLRNAIDHGVEMPEARRLAGKPARGKIKIEASLEGARAVIAITDDGHGIDADAVRSRALEAGLIEPGEALSDEETLRLLLRPGFSTADYVSAVSGRGVGLDAVERTVHELGGELRITSEKGRWTRFELAVPTTLVMISAFIVRASEWRYAINVGQIVELLYVSLDDVIGRDGRRSIQWRGQTLPLVELKYLLGQGGARVFRPPLRVRPTEDGAGAAQQAARRTRVPVFITRAADRHVAMAVEEFEAQREIIVKSLGPLTRHIKAVVGAVDLEGGDVALVLDLPSLLMLRSMRM; encoded by the coding sequence ATGATTGACGACAAGGCTCTGTTAAGCGAGTACCTGTCCGAGTCCGAAGAGTTGCTCGATTCTTTGCTGACCGACCTGGACACGCTGGCGGCGCGACCGGCTGACCTACCCGACATCAACCTCATCAACCGTATCTTCCGCACTGTGCATTCGCTCAAAGGGCTGTCGGGCATGATGGGCCTGCCCGAAGTCCAGCAGCTCACACACGAATTTGAAGACATCCTCGACGACCTGCGATTGGGCCATCTGGCGCTCACAGACGAGACCAAGCCGGCCTTGCAGGAAGCCGGCGGCGGCATCGCCGCGCTGGTCGGCGGCGCGGCGCGCGGCACCGCCAGCGACGAAGACTTCGAGCGCATGCGCGTCTTGCTGACGGCCATCGCCGCGCGCCCAAAGGCCAAAGGCAAACGCGACGAATCGGGCCTTGAAGCCTTGAGCCTGTCGCCGAAAGAGCGCCGCCTGCTCACCGAATATGAAGAACATCGGATCAACGAAAACCTCGACGCGGGCCGCGCCTTTTACGCCATCGTCGTGCAGTTCGAAGTCGGCAAGCTCGATACCCTCTACCGCGCGCTGACCACCAAGCTCGAAAGCAAAGGCGAGTTGATCACGACCCTGCCTGAGTCGGCGTCACGCACGGAGCTGGTCGCCTTTAAGCTCGTGCTCGCCACACAGTTCAAAGAGAGCGACCTGAAGGCCGTCGTCGAGCCTTTCGAGGGGCGCATCACGCGGCTCGGCCGGTCAACCTGGCGGCGCGCCGGCGCGGCGCTGATCAGCGTCGGGCGCAGCAAGAAAAAGGCCGGCGATAAAGCGAGCAAAACGCCGGGCGGGGTCTTGCCGCCGGCTTTCGCGCAAGAGTCATTGCAACCGTTGTCGCCGAGCGTGCGTGTCGAGATGGCGCAGATCGATGAGCTGTCGGGGCTGGCGCACGAGCTATCGATCCAGATGCAGCGGTTGACCGCCATGGCCGACCGCTTCCTGCTGGCCGCCGGCCTCGGCGCGCTTGAGCAATTCGACCTGCGCTACAGCGCCCGCCGCATCGAGCGCGAGTTCCTTGAGCTGGAAGAGCGGCTCGTCGAGTTGCGCATGGTGTCGCTGGCGCAGACCTTCACACGGGCCGCGCGATTAGCCGGGCGACTGGCGCGCGAGCTGAGCAAGTCTGTGACCGTCGAAGTTGCCGGGCGCGAAACCCAGCTTGATAAAGCCATCGTTGATCGGCTGGCCGACTCGATCTATCACCTGCTGCGCAACGCCATCGATCACGGCGTCGAGATGCCCGAAGCGCGGCGGCTGGCGGGCAAGCCCGCCCGTGGCAAGATCAAAATCGAAGCCAGCCTTGAAGGCGCGCGCGCCGTCATCGCCATTACCGACGACGGGCACGGCATTGATGCCGACGCGGTGCGCAGCCGTGCCCTCGAAGCCGGCTTGATCGAGCCCGGCGAAGCCTTGAGCGACGAAGAAACCTTGAGGCTGTTATTGCGTCCGGGCTTTTCGACGGCGGATTACGTGTCGGCGGTTTCGGGGCGCGGCGTCGGATTGGATGCCGTCGAGCGCACGGTTCACGAGCTGGGCGGCGAGCTGAGAATCACTTCGGAGAAGGGCCGCTGGACGCGCTTCGAGCTGGCGGTGCCGACGACGCTGGTGATGATCTCGGCTTTCATCGTGCGGGCGAGCGAGTGGCGCTACGCGATCAACGTCGGGCAGATCGTCGAGCTGCTTTATGTGTCGCTTGATGACGTCATCGGGCGCGACGGCAGGCGCAGCATTCAATGGCGCGGCCAGACGCTGCCGCTCGTCGAGTTGAAGTATCTGCTGGGGCAGGGCGGGGCGCGCGTCTTTCGTCCGCCGCTGCGGGTGCGGCCAACGGAGGACGGGGCGGGCGCAGCGCAACAGGCGGCGCGTCGGACTCGTGTGCCGGTCTTTATCACGCGCGCCGCCGACCGTCACGTTGCGATGGCGGTCGAAGAGTTCGAGGCGCAGCGCGAGATCATCGTCAAATCGCTCGGGCCGCTTACACGGCACATCAAAGCGGTCGTCGGCGCGGTTGACCTCGAAGGCGGCGACGTGGCGCTGGTGCTGGACCTGCCGAGCCTGCTAATGCTGCGCAGTATGCGAATGTGA
- a CDS encoding chemotaxis protein CheW, with product MSEKKDKQKSSLAVSPIPLALTGLEPTDAPVDVVSVLLFEIGGEAFGIGVEHTEGVVDCPRVTPLPSAPDGIIGIASVRGRMTLVMDCSLAANPDDGKRRLILLKGESQLGLLAERVEGVIALDPDKINKRKGDDKAAPAAETRWAAPAHFQYDGRRVPLLDAARLAEV from the coding sequence ATGAGCGAAAAGAAAGACAAACAAAAATCGAGCCTCGCCGTCAGCCCCATTCCGCTGGCGTTGACCGGGCTTGAGCCGACCGACGCGCCGGTTGATGTCGTCTCGGTCTTGCTTTTTGAGATCGGCGGCGAAGCCTTCGGCATCGGCGTCGAGCATACCGAAGGCGTGGTCGATTGCCCGCGCGTCACGCCGCTGCCGAGCGCGCCGGACGGCATTATCGGCATCGCCAGCGTGCGCGGGCGCATGACGCTGGTGATGGATTGCAGCCTCGCGGCGAACCCCGACGACGGCAAACGGCGTCTCATTCTCCTGAAAGGTGAAAGCCAGCTGGGATTGCTGGCCGAGCGCGTCGAAGGGGTCATCGCGCTCGATCCCGACAAGATTAACAAGCGCAAAGGCGATGACAAAGCCGCGCCCGCCGCTGAAACCCGATGGGCGGCACCGGCGCATTTTCAGTACGATGGCCGGCGTGTGCCGCTGCTCGACGCGGCGCGGCTGGCGGAAGTTTGA
- a CDS encoding protein-glutamate O-methyltransferase CheR, with protein sequence MDHARSKNEALIIPRGPALDAATFQRLRARITAASGIFVLADENSRFVLERRLQPRLRQRGLLSFADYEAAIDAIEMESVLDTVAVHETYFFREARQLQAFAERIVPELARQRDPARIWSAGCSTGEEAYTIAMLLAERGLLEDGRIELLATDLSRRVIESARQGIYGPSSFRTTEPAYQQQYFQDAGRGFLQVADGLRAAVQFEQANLIAPDASRIRPADSGGFDVVFCRNVLMYFEEAAARQTLELIFSLLKDGGYLLLGHAESLLPLGSGFRPVQFGRELVHQK encoded by the coding sequence GTGGATCACGCGAGGAGCAAAAACGAAGCGTTAATTATCCCGCGCGGCCCGGCGCTCGACGCTGCGACCTTTCAGCGGCTGCGCGCCCGGATCACGGCAGCCAGCGGCATCTTCGTGCTGGCTGACGAGAACTCGCGCTTCGTGCTAGAGCGGCGCTTGCAGCCGCGCCTGCGTCAGCGCGGTCTGCTGTCGTTCGCCGATTATGAAGCCGCCATTGACGCCATCGAGATGGAGTCGGTGTTGGACACGGTGGCGGTTCACGAAACCTACTTTTTCCGCGAGGCGCGTCAGCTTCAAGCCTTTGCCGAGCGCATTGTCCCCGAACTGGCACGCCAGCGCGACCCGGCGCGCATCTGGAGCGCCGGTTGTTCGACCGGCGAAGAAGCCTACACCATCGCTATGCTGCTTGCCGAGCGCGGCTTGCTCGAAGATGGGCGAATCGAGTTGCTGGCCACGGACTTGAGCCGCAGGGTGATCGAGTCGGCGCGCCAGGGCATCTATGGCCCATCGAGCTTTCGCACCACCGAGCCGGCGTATCAGCAGCAGTACTTTCAAGACGCCGGGCGCGGCTTCTTGCAGGTCGCCGACGGCTTGCGCGCCGCCGTGCAGTTCGAGCAGGCGAACCTGATCGCCCCGGATGCCAGCCGCATTCGACCGGCGGATTCTGGCGGCTTTGATGTAGTTTTCTGTCGCAACGTGCTGATGTATTTTGAAGAAGCGGCGGCGCGACAGACGCTAGAGTTGATCTTTTCGCTGCTCAAAGACGGCGGTTACTTGTTGCTGGGCCACGCCGAGTCGCTGCTGCCGCTCGGCTCAGGCTTCAGGCCCGTGCAGTTTGGCCGCGAGCTAGTACATCAGAAGTAG